A single window of Fundulus heteroclitus isolate FHET01 unplaced genomic scaffold, MU-UCD_Fhet_4.1 scaffold_41, whole genome shotgun sequence DNA harbors:
- the LOC118560257 gene encoding oocyte zinc finger protein XlCOF6-like isoform X1, with protein MEDERRLLDFSRIPLIILQRIDPKKFLCKDDGVQTELSNQEGNSTLDEEEPEPGQTKDEKKEQEHQQFVEEERQLYISLAEKQLVLKRETDNILTISSNVQRVRNEEEQRRNKLISQGPSEVENQDQEGNNEQTGKRREEQKQNERCQETKQPKDTADISKPQTDQNFNSCKIDSKNPSQKCHVKKMRTDEPKKRFSCVSCGKKFPIKSRLKIHIRTHTGEKPFSCENCGKSFGDRRYLGSHMRIHTGEKPFTCETCGKSFPWKHCLERHMKTHTGEKPFTCVTCGKGFIEKSNLKMHMITHTCEKPFTCVTCGKGFRDKGYLKIHMQVHTGEKPFSCEKCGKSFPRKQCLASHMHTHTGAKPYICVNCGKGFRDKGHLKIHRMTHTGEKLYTCVSCGKGFRDKSHLKIHTMTHTGDKPFTCVRCGKGFRDESHLKIHTITHTGEKPFICVTCGKGFGQKDNLKVHMRNHTGEKPFSCVICGKSFTQKMHIVQHMKHHTDEKPFSCMTCGKGFKRKCDLTYHMRTHTGEKPFICVTCGKGFSRKGYLKIHMRIHTGEKPFSCETCGKSFPRKQCLSSHVTTHTDEKPLNCVSCGRGCVNKSYLKIHMRIHTGEKPFMCVTCGKGFIRKSLLKDHMQIHTSEKPFSCETCGKSFQRKHCLASHMTIHTGEKPFTCVSCGKGFRNKSYLKTHMRTHTSEKPFSCVTCGKGFRCERDLKKHIITHSGEKPVKKVL; from the coding sequence atccCAAAAAATTTCTCTGTAAAGATGATGGAGTTCAAACTGAGCTCAGCAACCAGGAGGGAAACTCCACTTTAGAtgaggaggaaccagaacctgggcAGACAAAAGATGAGAAAAAGGAACAAGAACATCAACAGTTTGTAGAAGAAGAGAGGCAACTCTACATCAGTCTGGCTGAAAAGCAACTTGTGCTGAAACGGGAGACTGATAACATTTTAACGATTTCTTCTAACGTGCAAAGAGTCCGCAATGAAGAAGAACAAAGAAGGAACAAACTCATCTCTCAGGGCCCCTCAGAAGTTGAGAACCAGGATCAGGAAGGAAACAAtgagcaaacaggaaaaaggagagaagagcAGAAGCAAAATGAGAGATGTCAGGAAACCAAACAACCAAAAGAcactgctgacatttcaaaacCACAGACTGACCAAAATTTTAATTCTTGTAAAATTGATAGTAAAAACCCTTCTCAAAAATGTCACGTTAAAAAGATGAGAACAGACGAGCCTAAGAAGCGTTTCTCATGTGTGAGCTGTGGAAAAAAGTTCCCCATAAAAAGCCGTTTGAAAATTCACATAAGAACtcatacaggtgagaagcctttctcatgtgaGAACTGTGGAAAGAGTTTTGGTGATAGAAGGTATTTAGGATCtcacatgagaattcatacaggtgagaagcctttcacatgtgagacatgtggaaaaagttttccaTGGAAACATTGTTTGGAAAGGCACATgaaaactcacacaggtgagaagcctttcacgTGTGTTACATGTGGAAAAGGGTTTATAgaaaaaagcaatttaaaaatgcACATGATAACTCACACATGTGAGAAGCCTTTCACGTGTGTAACATGTGGAAAAGGCTTTAGAGATAAAGGCTACTTAAAAATTCACATGCAagttcacacaggtgagaagcctttctcatgtgagaaatgtggaaaaagttttccaCGGAAACAGTGTTTGGCAAGTCACATGCATACGCACACAGGTGCGAAGCCTTATATCTGTGTGAATTGTGGAAAAGGGTTTAGAGATAAAGGCCATTTAAAAATTCACAGGAtgactcacacaggtgagaagcttTACACATGTGTGAGTTGTGGAAAAGGGTTTAGAGataaaagccatttaaaaatTCACACGATGACTCACACAGGTGACAAGCCTTTCACATGTGTGCGTTGTGGAAAAGGGTTTAGGGATGAAAGCCATTTAAAAATTCACACAATtacccacacaggtgagaagcctttcataTGTGTCACATGTGGTAAAGGTTTTGGACAAAAAGACAACTTAAAAGTTCACATGAGAaatcacacaggtgagaagcctttttcaTGTGTGATTTGTGGAAAGAGTTTTACACAGAAAATGCATATTGTTCAACACATGAAACATCACACAGacgagaagcctttctcatgcaTGACCTGcggaaaaggttttaaaagaaaatgtgatttgACATATCAcatgagaacacacacaggtgagaagcctttcattTGTGTTACATGTGGAAAAGGCTTTAGTCGTAAAGGCTACTTAAAAAttcacatgagaattcacacaggtgagaagcctttctcatgtgagacatgtggaaaaagttttccaCGGAAACAGTGTTTGTCAAGTCACGTGACAACTCACACAGATGAGAAGCCTTTGAACTGTGTTAGTTGTGGAAGAGGATGTGTAaacaaaagttatttaaaaattcacatgagaatacacacaggtgagaagcctttcatgTGTGTTACATGTGGAAAAGGCTTTATACGTAAAAGCCTCTTAAAAGATCACATGCAAATTCACACAAGTGAGAAGCCTTTTTCATGCGAGACATGTGGGAAAAGTTTTCAACGGAAACACTGTTTGGCAAGTCACATGAcaattcacacaggtgagaagcctttcacctgtgtgagttgTGGAAAAGGGTTTAGAAacaaaagctatttaaaaactcacatgagaactcacacaagtgagaagcctttctcatgtgtTACATGCGGAAAAGGTTTTAGATGTgagagagatttaaaaaaacacataataacTCACTCAGGTGAGAAGCCTGTGAAAAaggttttataa